One genomic window of Monodelphis domestica isolate mMonDom1 chromosome 1, mMonDom1.pri, whole genome shotgun sequence includes the following:
- the GRIN1 gene encoding glutamate receptor ionotropic, NMDA 1 isoform X5, giving the protein MRLLLLALLFSCSFARAACDPKIVNIGAVLSTRKHEQMFREAVNQANKRHGSWKIQLNATSVTHKPNAIQMALSVCEDLISSQVYAILVSHPPTPNDHFTPTPVSYTAGFYRIPVLGLTTRMSIYSDKSIHLSFLRTVPPYSHQSNVWFEMMRVYSWNHIILIVSDDHEGRAAQKRLETLLEERESKSKKRNYENLDQLSYDNKRGPKAEKVLQFEPGTKNVTALLKEAQELEARVIILSASEDDAATVYRAAAMLNMTGSGYVWLVGEREISGNALRYAPDGIIGLQLINGKNESAHISDAVGVVAQAVHELFEKENITDPPRGCVGNTNIWKTGPLFKRVLMSSKYSEGVTGRVEFNEDGDRKFANYSIMNLQNRKLVQVGIFNGSHVLPNDRKIIWPGGETEKPEGYEMSTRLKIVTIHQEPFVYVKPAQDGETCNEDLTINGEKIKKVTCTGPNDTHPGANRHTVLQCCYGFCIDLLIDLAKTMNFTYEVHLVADGKFGTQERVNNSNKKEWNGMMGELLSGQADMIVAPLTINNERAQYIEFSKPFKYQGLTILVKKEIPRSTLDSFMQPFQSTLWLLVGLSVHVVAVMLYLLDRFSPFGRFKVNSEEEEEDALTLSSAMWFSWGVLLNSGIGEGAPRSFSARILGMVWAGFAMIIVASYTANLAAFLVLDRPEERITGINDPRLRNPSDKFIYATVKQSSVDIYFRRQVELSTMYRHMEKHNYESAAEAIQAVRDNKLHAFIWDSAVLEFEASQKCDLVTTGELFFRSGFGIGMRKDSPWKQNVSLAILKSHENGFMEDLDKTWVRYQECDSRSNAPATLTFENMAGVFMLVAGGIVAGIFLIFIEIAYKRHKDARRKQMQLAFAAVNVWRKNLQSTGGGRGALQNQKDTVLPRRAIEREEGQLQMCARHRES; this is encoded by the exons ATGCGTCTACTGTTGCTCGCCCTACTCTTTTCTTGTTCCTTTGCCCGCGCCGCTTGCGACCCCAAGATCGTTAACATTGGCGCAGTTCTGAGCACCCGAAAACATGAACAGATGTTCCGCGAGGCTGTGAACCAGGCCAACAAACGGCATGGATCCTGGAAGATACAGCTCAATGCTACCTCGGTCACCCACAAGCCCAACGCCATCCAGATGGCCTTGTCTGTGTGTGAAGACCTCATCTCCAGCCAG GTCTACGCAATCTTAGTTAGTCACCCACCTACCCCCAACGACCACTTCACTCCAACCCCCGTCTCCTACACAGCCGGCTTCTACCGCATCCCCGTCCTGGGGCTCACCACCCGCATGTCCATCTACTCTGACAAG AGTatccatttgagttttcttcGGACGGTGCCTCCATATTCCCACCAATCAAACGTCTGGTTTGAGATGATGCGTGTCTACAGCTGGAACCACATCATCCTCATTGTTAGTGATGACCACGAGGGCCGGGCAGCCCAAAAGCGTCTAGAAACTCTTCTGGAGGAGAGAGAGTCCAAG AGTAAAAAAAGGAACTATGAAAACCTCGACCAACTTTCCTATGACAACAAGCGAGGACCCAAG GCAGAGAAGGTGCTGCAGTTTGAACCTGGGACCAAGAATGTGACAGCGTTATTGAAAGAAGCACAAGAACTGGAGGCCCGAGTCATCATCCTTTCAGCCAG TGAGGATGATGCTGCTACTGTGTACCGGGCAGCCGCAATGCTGAACATGACAGGCTCTGGGTACGTGTGGCTTGTAGGCGAACGGGAGATCTCAGGGAATGCCCTACGCTACGCTCCAGATG GAATCATTGGGCTCCAGCTGATTAATGGAAAGAATGAGTCTGCACACATCAGCGATGCAGTGGGTGTGGTAGCCCAAGCTGTGCATGaactttttgaaaaagaaaacatcacaGATCCCCCCCGTGGCTGTGTTGGCAATACTAATATCTGGAAGACTGGGCCACTCTTCAAAAG GGTGCTGATGTCTTCTAAGTACTCAGAAGGTGTGACTGGCCGGGTGGAGTTCAATGAGGATGGGGACAGAAAGTTTGCCAATTACAGCATCATGAACCTGCAGAACCGAAAACTGGTCCAAGTAGGGATTTTCAATGGGAGCCAT GTCCTGCCCAATGATCGTAAGATCATTTGGCCAGGGGGAGAGACTGAGAAGCCTGAAGGATATGAAATGTCAACCAGACTCAAG atcGTCACTATCCATCAGGAGCCCTTTGTATATGTGAAACCAGCTCAAGATGGAGAAACCTGTAATGAAGATCTCACAATCAACGGAGAGAAAATCAAGAAGGTCACCTGTACAGGCCCAAATGATACCCATCCAGGCGCCA ACCGCCACACTGTACTCCAATGCTGCTATGGTTTTTGCATTGACCTGCTCATCGATCTGGCCAAAACAATGAACTTCACCTACGAGGTCCATCTGGTAGCTGATGGCAAATTTGGCACCCAGGAGCGG GTAAACAATAGCAACAAGAAGGAGTGGAATGGGATGATGGGGGAGCTATTAAGTGGACAGGCAGACATGATCGTGGCCCCATTGACCATCAACAATGAGCGAGCCCAGTACATCGAGTTCTCCAAGCCCTTCAAGTACCAGGGGCTGACTATCTTGGTGAAGAAG GAAATCCCACGGAGTACACTGGACTCATTTATGCAGCCCTTCCAGAGCACACTGTGGCTGCTGGTCGGACTCTCTGTACATGTAGTTGCTGTCATGCTTTACCTGCTAGACCGGTTTAG TCCCTTTGGTCGCTTCAAAGTAAAcagtgaggaagaagaagaagatgcaCTAACCCTCTCTTCAGCTATGTGGTTCTCCTGGGGGGTCCTGCTCAACTCTGGGATTGGGGAAG GTGCCCCCCGAAGTTTCTCAGCCCGGATCCTGGGCATGGTTTGGGCTGGCTTTGCCATGATCATTGTTGCCTCCTACACTGCCAACCTGGCAGCCTTCCTGGTGCTGGACCGGCCAGAGGAGCGCATCACAGGCATCAATGACCCTCGA CTACGGAACCCTTCGGACAAGTTTATCTATGCCACGGTGAAACAGAGCTCTGTGGATATCTACTTCCGGAGGCAGGTAGAGCTGAGCACCATGTACCGGCATATGGAGAAACACAACTATGAGAGCGCTGCTGAAGCCATCCAGGCTGTGCGGGACAA CAAGCTCCATGCCTTCATCTGGGACTCTGCAGTGCTAGAGTTTGAGGCCTCACAGAAGTGTGACCTGGTAACCACGGGCGAGCTCTTCTTCCGCTCCGGCTTCGGCATTGGCATGCGCAAAGACAGCCCCTGGAAGCAGAATGTCTCCCTGGCCATCCTCAA GTCCCATGAGAATGGCTTCATGGAGGACTTAGACAAGACTTGGGTTCGATACCAGGAGTGTGATTCCCGTAGCAATGCTCCAGCAACCCTCACCTTTGAGAACATGGCTG GAGTGTTTATGTTGGTGGCTGGCGGGATCGTGGCCGGAATCTTCTTGATTTTCATCGAGATCGCCTACAAGAGACACAAAGATGCCCGCAGGAAGCAGATGCAGCTGGCCTTTGCAGCAGTGAATGTGTGGAGGAAAAACCTACAG
- the GRIN1 gene encoding glutamate receptor ionotropic, NMDA 1 isoform X7 — protein MRLLLLALLFSCSFARAACDPKIVNIGAVLSTRKHEQMFREAVNQANKRHGSWKIQLNATSVTHKPNAIQMALSVCEDLISSQVYAILVSHPPTPNDHFTPTPVSYTAGFYRIPVLGLTTRMSIYSDKSIHLSFLRTVPPYSHQSNVWFEMMRVYSWNHIILIVSDDHEGRAAQKRLETLLEERESKAEKVLQFEPGTKNVTALLKEAQELEARVIILSASEDDAATVYRAAAMLNMTGSGYVWLVGEREISGNALRYAPDGIIGLQLINGKNESAHISDAVGVVAQAVHELFEKENITDPPRGCVGNTNIWKTGPLFKRVLMSSKYSEGVTGRVEFNEDGDRKFANYSIMNLQNRKLVQVGIFNGSHVLPNDRKIIWPGGETEKPEGYEMSTRLKIVTIHQEPFVYVKPAQDGETCNEDLTINGEKIKKVTCTGPNDTHPGANRHTVLQCCYGFCIDLLIDLAKTMNFTYEVHLVADGKFGTQERVNNSNKKEWNGMMGELLSGQADMIVAPLTINNERAQYIEFSKPFKYQGLTILVKKEIPRSTLDSFMQPFQSTLWLLVGLSVHVVAVMLYLLDRFSPFGRFKVNSEEEEEDALTLSSAMWFSWGVLLNSGIGEGAPRSFSARILGMVWAGFAMIIVASYTANLAAFLVLDRPEERITGINDPRLRNPSDKFIYATVKQSSVDIYFRRQVELSTMYRHMEKHNYESAAEAIQAVRDNKLHAFIWDSAVLEFEASQKCDLVTTGELFFRSGFGIGMRKDSPWKQNVSLAILKSHENGFMEDLDKTWVRYQECDSRSNAPATLTFENMAGVFMLVAGGIVAGIFLIFIEIAYKRHKDARRKQMQLAFAAVNVWRKNLQSTGGGRGALQNQKDTVLPRRAIEREEGQLQMCARHRES, from the exons ATGCGTCTACTGTTGCTCGCCCTACTCTTTTCTTGTTCCTTTGCCCGCGCCGCTTGCGACCCCAAGATCGTTAACATTGGCGCAGTTCTGAGCACCCGAAAACATGAACAGATGTTCCGCGAGGCTGTGAACCAGGCCAACAAACGGCATGGATCCTGGAAGATACAGCTCAATGCTACCTCGGTCACCCACAAGCCCAACGCCATCCAGATGGCCTTGTCTGTGTGTGAAGACCTCATCTCCAGCCAG GTCTACGCAATCTTAGTTAGTCACCCACCTACCCCCAACGACCACTTCACTCCAACCCCCGTCTCCTACACAGCCGGCTTCTACCGCATCCCCGTCCTGGGGCTCACCACCCGCATGTCCATCTACTCTGACAAG AGTatccatttgagttttcttcGGACGGTGCCTCCATATTCCCACCAATCAAACGTCTGGTTTGAGATGATGCGTGTCTACAGCTGGAACCACATCATCCTCATTGTTAGTGATGACCACGAGGGCCGGGCAGCCCAAAAGCGTCTAGAAACTCTTCTGGAGGAGAGAGAGTCCAAG GCAGAGAAGGTGCTGCAGTTTGAACCTGGGACCAAGAATGTGACAGCGTTATTGAAAGAAGCACAAGAACTGGAGGCCCGAGTCATCATCCTTTCAGCCAG TGAGGATGATGCTGCTACTGTGTACCGGGCAGCCGCAATGCTGAACATGACAGGCTCTGGGTACGTGTGGCTTGTAGGCGAACGGGAGATCTCAGGGAATGCCCTACGCTACGCTCCAGATG GAATCATTGGGCTCCAGCTGATTAATGGAAAGAATGAGTCTGCACACATCAGCGATGCAGTGGGTGTGGTAGCCCAAGCTGTGCATGaactttttgaaaaagaaaacatcacaGATCCCCCCCGTGGCTGTGTTGGCAATACTAATATCTGGAAGACTGGGCCACTCTTCAAAAG GGTGCTGATGTCTTCTAAGTACTCAGAAGGTGTGACTGGCCGGGTGGAGTTCAATGAGGATGGGGACAGAAAGTTTGCCAATTACAGCATCATGAACCTGCAGAACCGAAAACTGGTCCAAGTAGGGATTTTCAATGGGAGCCAT GTCCTGCCCAATGATCGTAAGATCATTTGGCCAGGGGGAGAGACTGAGAAGCCTGAAGGATATGAAATGTCAACCAGACTCAAG atcGTCACTATCCATCAGGAGCCCTTTGTATATGTGAAACCAGCTCAAGATGGAGAAACCTGTAATGAAGATCTCACAATCAACGGAGAGAAAATCAAGAAGGTCACCTGTACAGGCCCAAATGATACCCATCCAGGCGCCA ACCGCCACACTGTACTCCAATGCTGCTATGGTTTTTGCATTGACCTGCTCATCGATCTGGCCAAAACAATGAACTTCACCTACGAGGTCCATCTGGTAGCTGATGGCAAATTTGGCACCCAGGAGCGG GTAAACAATAGCAACAAGAAGGAGTGGAATGGGATGATGGGGGAGCTATTAAGTGGACAGGCAGACATGATCGTGGCCCCATTGACCATCAACAATGAGCGAGCCCAGTACATCGAGTTCTCCAAGCCCTTCAAGTACCAGGGGCTGACTATCTTGGTGAAGAAG GAAATCCCACGGAGTACACTGGACTCATTTATGCAGCCCTTCCAGAGCACACTGTGGCTGCTGGTCGGACTCTCTGTACATGTAGTTGCTGTCATGCTTTACCTGCTAGACCGGTTTAG TCCCTTTGGTCGCTTCAAAGTAAAcagtgaggaagaagaagaagatgcaCTAACCCTCTCTTCAGCTATGTGGTTCTCCTGGGGGGTCCTGCTCAACTCTGGGATTGGGGAAG GTGCCCCCCGAAGTTTCTCAGCCCGGATCCTGGGCATGGTTTGGGCTGGCTTTGCCATGATCATTGTTGCCTCCTACACTGCCAACCTGGCAGCCTTCCTGGTGCTGGACCGGCCAGAGGAGCGCATCACAGGCATCAATGACCCTCGA CTACGGAACCCTTCGGACAAGTTTATCTATGCCACGGTGAAACAGAGCTCTGTGGATATCTACTTCCGGAGGCAGGTAGAGCTGAGCACCATGTACCGGCATATGGAGAAACACAACTATGAGAGCGCTGCTGAAGCCATCCAGGCTGTGCGGGACAA CAAGCTCCATGCCTTCATCTGGGACTCTGCAGTGCTAGAGTTTGAGGCCTCACAGAAGTGTGACCTGGTAACCACGGGCGAGCTCTTCTTCCGCTCCGGCTTCGGCATTGGCATGCGCAAAGACAGCCCCTGGAAGCAGAATGTCTCCCTGGCCATCCTCAA GTCCCATGAGAATGGCTTCATGGAGGACTTAGACAAGACTTGGGTTCGATACCAGGAGTGTGATTCCCGTAGCAATGCTCCAGCAACCCTCACCTTTGAGAACATGGCTG GAGTGTTTATGTTGGTGGCTGGCGGGATCGTGGCCGGAATCTTCTTGATTTTCATCGAGATCGCCTACAAGAGACACAAAGATGCCCGCAGGAAGCAGATGCAGCTGGCCTTTGCAGCAGTGAATGTGTGGAGGAAAAACCTACAG